The Musa acuminata AAA Group cultivar baxijiao chromosome BXJ1-3, Cavendish_Baxijiao_AAA, whole genome shotgun sequence genome window below encodes:
- the LOC135621565 gene encoding transcription factor MYB61-like: MGRHACCYKQKLRKGLWSPEEDEKLVRHITKYGHGCWSSVPKLAGLQRCGKSCRLRWINYLRPDLKRGTFSQQEEDLIVDLHAALGNRWSQIAAQLPGRTDNEIKNYWNSCIKKKLRQRGIDPSTHKPLGETDGREDRETTNSEKTSGSRNPQLLAPASVEAEPTPPLMGTGVSEDPAIPTKEFFVDQLVVSSRHESPNSTRYAPLQQSNYVACCDANGTRPIGPPIQPTPPLWFTHDTRLLNADADLCHDMLPSVVPSISTSMLSSSAELKPMISLPPDSNNSANSADSSNELELQSSGTLFDSGIFQWLELLPNKGQIQFDTEPEDLKWSEYLNGTIASTTTNQSQGQCLFGVTKEESQVSVNGLNSWYEEQQLHPPDLYGKDLHQRIPAQPERI; the protein is encoded by the exons ATGGGGAGGCACGCTTGCTGCTACAAGCAGAAGCTGAGGAAAGGCTTGTGGTCTCCGGAGGAGGACGAGAAACTCGTGAGGCACATCACCAAGTACGGCCATGGGTGCTGGAGCTCTGTCCCCAAGCTAGCAG GCCTTCAGAGGTGCGGGAAGAGCTGCAGATTGAGGTGGATAAATTATCTGAGGCCTGATCTGAAGAGGGGCACGTTTTCGCAGCAGGAGGAGGACCTCATCGTCGACCTCCACGCAGCCTTGGGCAACAG ATGGTCTCAGATCGCGGCCCAGTTGCCGGGAAGAacagacaacgagatcaagaactactggaactccTGCATCAAGAAGAAGCTGAGGCAGAGAGGCATCGACCCGAGCACCCACAAGCCACTTGGCGAGACCGACGGAAGGGAAGACCGAGAAACCACGAACAGCGAGAAGACCTCCGGATCCAGAAACCCGCAGCTCCTGGCCCCCGCCTCGGTGGAGGCTGAGCCAACTCCGCCATTGATGGGGACGGGAGTGTCCGAAGATCCAGCGATACCCACCAAAGAGTTCTTCGTGGATCAGCTCGTCGTCAGCAGCAGGCACGAGAGCCCCAATTCAACCCGATACGCTCCTCTTCAGCAATCCAATTACGTCGCCTGCTGTGATGCCAATGGCACGAGACCAATCGGGCCACCGATTCAGCCAACTCCACCGCTCTGGTTCACCCACGACACCAGGCTGCTCAACGCCGACGCTGATTTATGTCACGACATGCTCCCATCAGTCGTCCCATCGATCTCAACATCGATGCTCTCGTCGTCAGCGGAGCTGAAGCCCATGATCAGTCTCCCGCCAGACAGCAACAACAGCGCCAACAGCGCCGACAGCAGCAACGAGCTGGAGCTCCAAAGCAGCGGCACCCTTTTCGACAGCGGCATCTTCCAGTGGCTGGAACTGCTGCCGAACAAGGGTCAGATCCAATTCGATACAGAGCCGGAGGACCTCAAATGGTCGGAGTACCTTAACGGCACCATCGCATCGACGACAACCAATCAAAGCCAAGGCCAGTGCTTGTTCGGTGTCACCAAAGAAGAGAGCCAAGTCTCAGTCAATGGCTTGAATTCTTGGTACGAGGAACAGCAGCTTCATCCTCCTGATCTTTACGGTAAGGATCTCCACCAGAGAATTCCTGCACAGCCTGAACGCATCTAA